ACGCCTCAGGGCAACACCGACCGGACCGGGTAAAAAATAAATTAAAGGTCAGGCGGAGTAACACAACAAAAAACATCACATTGGAGCAGAATAACAATGAGTATTTCCTTGAAGAAGTCAGGGATGCTGAAGCTTGGTCTGAGCCTGGTGGCCATGACCGTCGCAGCAGGCGTACAGGCAAAAACCCTGGTCTACTGTTCTGAAGGCTCGCCGGAAGGCTTTAACCCACAGCTCTTTACCTCTGGTACGACGTACGACGCCAGCTCTGTACCCATTTATAACCGTCTGGTTGAATTCAAAACCGGCACCACGGAAGTTATTCCGGGTCTGGCTGAGAAGTGGGAAATCAGCGAAGACGGTAAAACCTATACCTTCCACCTGCGTCCTGGCGTGAAGTGGCAGGACAGCAAAGAGTTCAAACCAACGCGCGATCTGAATGCAGACGACGTGGTGTTCTCCTTCGATCGTCAGAAGAATGCCCAGAACCCGTACCATAAAGTCTCTGGCGGCAGCTATGAGTACTTCGAAGGGATGGGCCTGCCAGACCTGATCAGCGAAATCAAAAAAGTGGACGACAACACCGTTCAGTTCGTGCTGACTCGTCCTGAAGCACCGTTCCTGGCTGACCTGGCCATGGACTTCGCCTCTATTCTGTCAAAAGAATATGCTGACAACATGCTGAAAGCCGGCACGCCGGAGAAAGTTGACCTGAACCCAATCGGTACCGGTCCATTCCAGCTGCAGCAGTATCAGAAAGACTCCCGTATTCTCTACAAAGCGTTCGAAGGTTTCTGGGGCACCAAGCCGCAGATCGACCGTCTGGTCTTCTCCATCACGCCTGACGCCTCCGTGCGTTACGCCAAGCTGCAGAAGAACGAGTGCCAGGTGATGCCGTACCCGAACCCGGCTGACATCGCGCGCATGAAGCAGGACAAAAACATCAACCTGCTGGAGCAGGCGGGTCTGAACGTCGGCTATCTCTCCTTCAACACCGAGAAGAAACCGTTTGATGACGTGAAAGTGCGTCAGGCGCTGACCTACGCGGTGAACAAAGAAGCGATCATCAAGGCCGTTTATCAGGGCGCTGGCGTTGCCGCGAAGAACCTGATCCCACCAACCATGTGGGGCTACAACGACGATGTGAAAGACTACAGCTACGATCCTGAGAAAGCGAAAGCGCTGCTGAAAGAAGCCGGCCAGGATAAAGGCTTTACCGTTGAGCTGTGGGCGATGCCAGTACAGCGTCCTTACAACCCGAACGCGCGCCGTATGGCCGAGATGGTTCAGGCTGACTGGGCGAAAATCGGCGTTCAGGCCAAGATCGTGACCTACGAGTGGGGCGAGTACCTGAAGCGTGCTAAAGCCGGTGAGCACCAGGCGGTGATGATGGGCTGGACCGGCGATAATGGGGATCCGGATAACTTCTTCGCGACCCTGTTCAGCTGCGCCGCGGCGAAAGACGGTTCTAACTACTCTCGCTGGTGTTACAAGCCGTTTGAAGATCTGATTCAGCCAGCGCGTGCTGCAGAAGATCACAACAAACGTATCGAACTGTACAAACAGGCTCAGGTTGTGATGCATGACCAGGCGCCAGCACTGATCGTGGCTCACTCAACCGTGTATGAGCCAGTGCGTAAAGAAGTTAAAGGCTATGTGGTTGATCCACTGGGCAAACACCACTTCGAAAACGTGTCTGTTGAATAATAAGTAGGGTGTTCTCCCTCTCCCTTTGGGAGAGGGCAGGGGTGAGGGTCGTGCATGCATCCCCTCACCCTAACCCTCTCCCAAAGGGAGAGGGAATTTACATTTGTGAGCAATACAGACGTCGCGCCTCCAGGCGTACGTCATTAGAGAGAATCCGGGTTATGTTGCAGTTCATCCTCCGACGTCTGGGACTTGTTATCCCCACGTTTATCGGTATCACCCTTCTCACCTTTGCCTTCGTCCATATGATCCCCGGTGACCCGGTCATGATTATGGCGGGTGAGCGTGGAATTTCTCCTGAACGTCATGCGCAGCTGTTAGCCGAACTGGGGCTGGATAAGCCGATGTGGCAGCAGTATCTCCACTATATCTGGGGGGTGATGCATGGTGATTTAGGTATTTCGCTGAAAAGCCGTCTGCCGGTGTGGGAAGAGTTCGTACCACGATTTAAAGCAACGCTGGAACTCGGTGTCTGCGCCATGATTTTTGCCGTCGCCGTGGGTATCCCGGTGGGCGTGCTGGCTGCGGTAAAACGTGGCTCTATCTTCGATCATACCGCCGTTGGCCTGGCGCTGACCGGCTACTCCATGCCTATCTTCTGGTGGGGCATGATGCTGATCATGCTGGTATCGGTGCAGTGGAACCTGACCCCCGTCTCCGGACGCGTCAGCGATATGGTCTTCCTCGATGACTCCAACCCGCTGACCGGCTTTATGCTGATCGACACGGCCATCTGGGGTGAAGAGGGCAACTTTATCGATGCGCTGGCGCATATGATCCTGCCAGCCATGGTGCTGGGTACGATCCCGCTGGCGGTTATCGTGCGTATGACCCGTTCTTCGATGCTGGAAGTGCTGGGTGAGGATTACATCCGTACCGCCCGCGCCAAAGGCCTGACCCGCATGCGGGTGATCATCGTTCATGCTCTGCGTAACGCCATGCTGCCGGTCGTCACGGTTATCGGCCTGCAGGTGGGGACGTTGTTGGCAGGGGCGATCCTGACCGAAACCATCTTCTCCTGGCCGGGCCTGGGGCGCTGGCTGATTGACGCACTGCAACGCCGTGATTATCCGGTGGTGCAGGGCGGTGTACTGCTGGTGGCGACGATGATTATCCTCGTCAACCTGCTGGTCGATTTGCTGTACGGCGTGGTGAACCCGCGTATTCGTCATAAGAAGTAAGGGGCCATCATGTCACACGTTTCTGAAAACAAAGTTGTCGCTGCACCGGTGCCAATGACGCCGCTGCAGGAGTTCTGGCACTACTTCAAACGCAACAAAGGCGCGGTTGTCGGTCTGGTGTATGTCACCATCATGATCCTTATCGCCGTATTTGCCAACGTGCTGGCGCCGTATAACCCGGCGGACCAGTTCCGCGACATGCTGCTGGCACCGCCGGCCTGGCAGGAGGGCGGAACATTCGCCCACCTGTTAGGTACCGACGACGTAGGCCGCGATGTGCTGTCGCGTCTGATGTACGGTGCGCGTCTCTCTCTGCTGGTGGGCTGTCTGGTGGTCGTGCTCTCGCTGGTCCTAGGGGTTGTTCTCGGCCTGGTCGCGGGTTACTTCGGCGGTCTGGTGGATAATACCATCATGCGTATTGTCGACATCATGCTGGCCCTGCCGAGCCTGCTGCTGGCGCTGGTACTGGTGGCGATCTTTGGCCCGTCAATCGGCAACGCCGCTCTGGCCCTGACCTTCGTGGCGCTTCCTCACTACGTGCGATTAACCCGTGCGGCGGTGCTGGTGGAAGTGAACCGTGACTACGTTACTGCGTCTCGCGTGGCGGGTGCGGGCGCGATGCGTCAGATGTTCGTCAATATTCTTCCAAACTGCCTTGCGCCGCTGATTGTTCAGGCGTCGCTCGGTTTCTCTAACGCCATTCTCGATATGGCCGCTCTTGGCTTCCTTGGCATGGGTGCGCAACCGCCAACACCGGAGTGGGGCACCATGCTCTCCGACGTGTTGCAGTTCGCGCAAAGCGCCTGGTGGGTTGTGACCTTCCCGGGTCTGGCGATCCTCCTGACGGTGCTGGCATTTAACCTGATGGGTGATGGTCTGCGTGATGCACTTGATCCCAAACTGAAGCAGTAAGAGGCACGAGATGGCGTTATTAAATGTAGATAAATTATCGGTGCACTTCGGTGACGTGGGCTCCGAGTTTCGCGCCGTAGATCGGGTCAGCTACAGCGTAAATCAGGGTGAAGTCGTCGGCATCGTGGGTGAGTCAGGTTCCGGTAAATCGGTCAGCTCGCTGGCGATCATGGGGTTGATTGATTACCCAGGCCGCGTAATGGCGGAAAGCCTGGCGTTCAACGGTCAGGATCTGAAGCGTATCTCTGAAAAAGAGCGTCGCAATCTGGTCGGCGCCGAAGTGGCGATGATCTTCCAGGATCCGATGACCAGCCTCAACCCATGCTATACCGTCGGTTTC
This Leclercia sp. S52 DNA region includes the following protein-coding sequences:
- the dppC gene encoding dipeptide ABC transporter permease DppC, producing the protein MSHVSENKVVAAPVPMTPLQEFWHYFKRNKGAVVGLVYVTIMILIAVFANVLAPYNPADQFRDMLLAPPAWQEGGTFAHLLGTDDVGRDVLSRLMYGARLSLLVGCLVVVLSLVLGVVLGLVAGYFGGLVDNTIMRIVDIMLALPSLLLALVLVAIFGPSIGNAALALTFVALPHYVRLTRAAVLVEVNRDYVTASRVAGAGAMRQMFVNILPNCLAPLIVQASLGFSNAILDMAALGFLGMGAQPPTPEWGTMLSDVLQFAQSAWWVVTFPGLAILLTVLAFNLMGDGLRDALDPKLKQ
- the dppA gene encoding dipeptide ABC transporter periplasmic-binding protein DppA; translated protein: MSISLKKSGMLKLGLSLVAMTVAAGVQAKTLVYCSEGSPEGFNPQLFTSGTTYDASSVPIYNRLVEFKTGTTEVIPGLAEKWEISEDGKTYTFHLRPGVKWQDSKEFKPTRDLNADDVVFSFDRQKNAQNPYHKVSGGSYEYFEGMGLPDLISEIKKVDDNTVQFVLTRPEAPFLADLAMDFASILSKEYADNMLKAGTPEKVDLNPIGTGPFQLQQYQKDSRILYKAFEGFWGTKPQIDRLVFSITPDASVRYAKLQKNECQVMPYPNPADIARMKQDKNINLLEQAGLNVGYLSFNTEKKPFDDVKVRQALTYAVNKEAIIKAVYQGAGVAAKNLIPPTMWGYNDDVKDYSYDPEKAKALLKEAGQDKGFTVELWAMPVQRPYNPNARRMAEMVQADWAKIGVQAKIVTYEWGEYLKRAKAGEHQAVMMGWTGDNGDPDNFFATLFSCAAAKDGSNYSRWCYKPFEDLIQPARAAEDHNKRIELYKQAQVVMHDQAPALIVAHSTVYEPVRKEVKGYVVDPLGKHHFENVSVE
- the dppB gene encoding dipeptide ABC transporter permease DppB, translating into MLQFILRRLGLVIPTFIGITLLTFAFVHMIPGDPVMIMAGERGISPERHAQLLAELGLDKPMWQQYLHYIWGVMHGDLGISLKSRLPVWEEFVPRFKATLELGVCAMIFAVAVGIPVGVLAAVKRGSIFDHTAVGLALTGYSMPIFWWGMMLIMLVSVQWNLTPVSGRVSDMVFLDDSNPLTGFMLIDTAIWGEEGNFIDALAHMILPAMVLGTIPLAVIVRMTRSSMLEVLGEDYIRTARAKGLTRMRVIIVHALRNAMLPVVTVIGLQVGTLLAGAILTETIFSWPGLGRWLIDALQRRDYPVVQGGVLLVATMIILVNLLVDLLYGVVNPRIRHKK